The DNA sequence AAATTTGTTATCTGTTGGCGGAATTACAGTACCGAAGTGCTCTCTAAATACAGCTTCATTCTCTTTTAGCGCAGTGTCTGTGTCTTTAAACACAATTCCTTGCTCTTCAAGATCTTCTTTCATATTATGGTATACAACCTCAGACTCATATTGCGCAGATACACCGGCTAAATACTTTTGTTCTGCTTCTGGAATACCTAGCTTATCAAATGTGTTTTTAATCTCTTCAGGCACTTCATCCCATGATCTCTCTGACTTTTCCGATGGTTTAACATAATAAGTAATATCATCGAAATTTAATTCAGACAAATCTCCGCCCCATTGTGGCATAGGCATTTTATAAAATTGTTCTAATGACTTCAAACGGAAATCTAACATCCATTTCGGCTCATCCTTCATACGGGAAATTTCCTCGACGATTTCTTTCGTTAAGCCCTTTTTAGAGCGAAAAATCGAAACGTCTTTATCGGAAAAACCGTATTGATATTCACCGATCTCAGGCATTTTCTTTGCCATAATAAACCCTCCCTTAAAAAATTATAACACTCTTCCATGTACCCTTTTTAAACGTTTCTTAAAGCCATGAAGCTTGATAAAGGGAAGTCATACAATGGCTAAAAGATCTATACGTCTATTTTACACTACTAAGACAGTGAAAACCAAGTGATTGTCGCTATCTATTCTTCCTCATTATTATTAGTGTCTACACCTTTTTCCATCGCTTTCCAGGCAAGTGTTGCACACTTTATTCTTGCAGGGAACTTAGCAACACCTTGAAGTGCTTCTATATCACCTAAATCGAAGTCACCTTCGTCATAGTCTTTCCCTAACATAATCGATGAAAAGATCTCAGAAAGCTTTAAAGCATCATCAACTGATAACCCCTTGATCGCTTGCGTCATCATGGATGCAGAAGACATACTGATGGAGCAGCCTTCACCTACAAACTTTGCGTCTGTAATTTTCCCATCCTCTACACGCATTTGTAGCTCAATACGATCTCCACAAGTGGGGTTATTCATATTTACTGTTAATGAATCCCCTTCTAACTGACCACGATTACGAGGATTTTTGTAATGATCCATAATAACTTGACGATACAACGTATCTAGTTGATTACCTAAAGACATTTCCAAAATACTCCTTTGTTTTTATTAATGCTTTAACAAAAGCATCTACATCTTCTTCTGTATTATACAAATAGAAGCTTGCTCTAGCAGTTGCTGATACGTTCAACCATTTCATTAACGGTTGTGCGCAATGATGCCCTGCACGAACCGCGATACCCTCAGCATCAAGAACAGTTGCTACATCATGAGGATGTACATCCTCACAATTAAATGTCACTAATCCGGCACGATGCTTAGGTCCATAGATCTCCACTCCGTCGACATTGGACAATTGATCCATTGCATACTGGACTAGTTTATGCTCATGTGCTTCAATATTGTCTAAACCAATATCATTTAAGAAGTCAATGGCTGCACCTAGTCCTATTGCACCTGCAATAATTGGTGTACCTCCTTCAAACTTCCAAGGAAGTTCCTTCCATGTCGACTCTTGAAGACCGACAAAGTCAATCATCTCTCCACCAAATTCTATTGGCTCCATTTTATCTAACAGTTTTTTCTTCCCATATAGTACCCCGATGCCTGTAGGAGCACACATTTTATGACCAGAGAAAGCAAAGAAGTCACAATCTAAATCTCTCACATCCACCTTCATATGTGGTGTGCTCTGTGCACCATCTACGACCATTATTGCACCGTTTTTATGTGCAATTGCTGTTATTTCTTTTATCGGATTAATTGCCCCAAGGACGTTTGACACTTGCATAACAGAAACGATTTTAGTTTTATCGTTTACTGTCTCCTCGACGTCCTTAAGATCAATGGATCCATCTGCTTGTAAAGGTAAATATTTTAATGTCGCCCCAGTTGCTTTAGCGACTTGCTGCCAAGGAATAATATTACTATGATGTTCCATAGGTGTGATAACAATTTCGTCATCTGGCCCTAAATTCTCTCGTCCGTAGCTTGAAGCAACTAAATTAATTGCTGTCGTCGTTCCACGAGTAAAAATAACTTCCTCAGTACTTTTAGCATTGATAAAGGAACGAACCTTTTCTCGCGCACCCTCATACCCATCTGTAGCAAGTGTTCCTAAAGTATGAACACCTCTATGAACGTTAGAATTATAGCGTCGATAATAGTCATCGAGCTTTTCTATCACTTGTTTTGGCTTCTGAGAAGTAGCTGCGCTATCTAAATATACTAAAGGGTGCCCATTTACTTCCTGATCTAATATCGGGAACATTTGACGGACTTCTTGAACATTCATTAGTATACTTTCCTTTCTATTACCTCAATCAATTGCTCTTTTACAGATTCAATAGGTAGTTCGTTAACTACAGGTGCTAAGAATCCGTGAATAATTAAACGCTCTGCTTCGCGCTTTGAAATTCCTCGGCTCATTAAATAGAACATTTGAAGAGGGTCGATTTTCCCTACTGAAGCTGCGTGTCCTGCAGTTACATCATCTTCATCAATAAGAAGAATTGGGTTAGCATCTCCTCGTGCTTTTTCACTTAACATGAGTACACGCTCTGTTTGCTCACCGTTAGATTTCGTTGCACCATGCTCAATTTTAGTAATTCCATTGAATATAGATGTAGCTTCCTCTTTCATTACACCGTGCTTCAGTATTTGGCCATCTGAATGCTTCCCGTAATGTACCACGTTTGTCGTAAAGTTTTGTACTTGCTTGCCTCGCCCGATAGCAACAGTTTTTGTATCCGCATAAGAACCTTCTCCGTGAAGATACGTAGTATTTTCAGATACCGTATTACCATCGTTCATCTGACCTAATGCCCAGTATAGCTTCGCATCTTTACCGTTCACTTGTCCGCGACGATTTACATACGTTGTTGTTGCTGTTGAGAAGTTGTCTACAGCACCAAAGTTTACAGTAGCTCCATCCTCAACATAAACTTCAGCTACAATGTTAGCTACAGTTTCCACTGCTTGACCTTCTGTAACATAGTTTTCAATATATGTGACAGAACTATTAGCTTCAGCAACGATTAAAACATGGTTAAATAGGCCAAACTGTCCTTCTTGTGCATAAACAGCCTGTAAAGGTACGTCCACTTGCACATTTTTTGGTACATATATAAATGTCCCACCATTTAATAGTGCTGTGTGAAGGGCTGTTAAACGATTTTCATCTGGTAAAACAGCTTCAGACATAAAGTATTTTTCAACTAGATCAGCATGCTCTTTTAAAGCAGTCTCAATATCGGTAAAAATAACGCCCTTACTAGCTAAATCTGAACTAACATTTGTAAAGGTAGTTACACCATTTTTTTGAGCAAGTAAATTTTGTATTTTTTCTTCATCACCAATAAGACCTTTCACTTCATCTGAAAGTTCAGCAAATTGTCCACTAGTTTGCACGTTAGCTTCCAAAGATAATGGTGTGAAGTTCCATTTCGTAATTTTTGTTTTATCAGGTTTCGGTAGATCTAAAGTACTCGCTTTCTCTATTGACGAAACTCGTAAGTCCGTAAGCCACTTTGGCTCCTGGCGATCTTTAGAGAAGCTAGTAACACTGCTTTGATCTACTGGAAGTTTAGTTTCCGCTGTCATCTTCATTCCTCCTCTTAAAAACCGTCGTTATTATTGGCCTACCGTTTCGTCTTCAATACCTAATTCTTCTTTAATCCAGTCATATCCTTCCGCTTCCAATCTTTCAGCTAATTCAGGTCCACCTGATTTAACGATACGACCTTGCATCATAACATGGACAAAGTCCGGAGTTATGTAATTAAGAAGGCGTTGATAGTGAGTAATAATAAGGCAACCAAAATCATCACTACGCATTTCATTAATACCTTTAGAAACAACCTTTAGTGCATCAATATCTAAACCAGAATCAATTTCATCAAGAATAGCAATTTTTGGTTCAAGCATCATTAGCTGTAATATTTCATTACGCTTTTTTTCTCCACCAGAGAACCCTTCGTTTAAATAACGATGTTGGAATGATTCATCCATTTCTAACGTATTCATTTTTTCATCCATTTGACGAATAAATTTCATAAGAGAAATTTCGTCTCCCTCTTCACGGTTAGCATTAATAGCACTACGAACAAAATCTGCATTCGTAACACCACTAACTTCACTTGGATATTGCATCGCTAAGAAAAGTCCTGCACGTGCACGCTCGTCAACTTCCATTTCAAAAAGGTCTTCTCCATTAAAAGTTGCGTTCCCTTGCGTTACTTCATATTTAGGGTGTCCCATTAAGGCAGAGGCTAAAGTTGATTTACCAGTTCCGTTCGGACCCATAATTGCATGAATTTCTCCACCTTTAACTTCGATTCCAAACCCTTTCAAAATTTCTTTATCTTCAATTGATACATGAAGATCTTCTACTTTTAAGCTTGGCTTAGTCATTTTCCATACCTCCATTTATTTTACGTAATTGAATGAAAAGAAATAACTCCATTATGAGTCTTCTCTTTTATTTTCGTACCAGTATGATACTTAAAAAGCTTAAGACTAAGAAATTAATATCATTCTCAATCTATTCTCATTACAATCTTATATCAAATGCAAAACCAGTTCAAGGAAAAGGAACCTATTCACAATTTAATTTTTTTACTTATTCTACACTTTTTTATGAACAACTTATGTATTTTCCCAATAATTCTTTGTTTTTATTCACAAATTTTTCAATTTTGCGTATTCAGCCTACTTGACATTACAGCTATATTTTTCACTAAATCTCATTAATTATGAATGAGCAAGTGTTTATCATTCTCATCGAAATGATAATTTGTAACTCTAATTGAGAATGAATATCGTTTACATTTAGGAGAGAAGTTGTCCATAATGAGTGATATATGAAAACACGGTGTCTCCTAATAATACACTAACTAGACTCACCGTACATTTGCATAAAGAGAGACCCAAAAGGTATTTTATAACCTTTTGAGTCTCTCACGTTTTATTTATGAACTTGACGTTGGAATTCCGCGACAATGGATATAGACTGATGATGATCCTTTTCTCGCTGCTCTTCCACTTCCATTCGGTTCTCCAACTTACGATTGTATTCTGCATAACCGATTCCGTGAGATTGTTGCATCGCTTTTTCCATCTCAGTAGTATGTTTCGCTTGAATCTGATGGATAATAAATCACTTTCCTTTCAAATGTTTTTGAGGTAATCTTACTTAATTCTTATATTACCTCTGCTTTCTTTCACATATTTAATGGTAACACTTGAAAGAAAATGTGCCAAAAGGAGTTTTATGTCATAAAATATAACGTGAACGTATAATATAATCTGACATCGAACTACCAAACTCTTTTCTACATATCCACCAATATTCTCTTTTATACTTTCATTTTGAAACTAATGTGCCTGTCCTCCAAACTCTTGAAGGCATTCTTCAACTAAAGTAACTGCATTACTCATTGCAGCACCACCACCAAATGCTGCAGTTACGCCTACTGCCTCAAGTATTTCTTCCTTACTACACCCATGATCAATGCAACCCTTCATATGGTATATAATGCAATATTCGTCTTGACTATAAATGCCTATACCTAGGGCAATTAATTGCTTCTCTTTTTGTGAAAGGGCTCCTTCCTTAAAACACGCCTCCGTAAATTCGTTAAATTTACCAGCAATATCAGGCATTTGCTTAGTAAATATACCAATTCCTTCCTTATAATGATGCAATGCTTCTTGAATTGAACCCTCGTATTGATTTTCCATACTTCCCGCTCCTTCAAAATGATTTCGATCATAAACAATCATAGTATGAGTTATATGAAGGAAAGATATTATGGAAGGTTTTAGTCTTTTCTTAGAAGCAGTGGAATTTCGCCGTAGCTCTTAAAGTACTAGTGAGTAGTCTTCTCGCTACTACCCATGGCATCGGCACCTCTTTTTTATATGATTTTGCTCTTAAAATGAGAAAAACTCCATCCCCTAAGCTAATACATCTATAAAAAAGGTGACTCAGTAGGTAAAATTTACCTTTTGAGTCACCAGCATACTTATTCAGCAGGTACTACTGCACCATCATAAGTTTCTAAAATAAAGTTTTTAACATCCTCAGAACGAAGTACTTGTAATAATGTAGTGATACGCTCGTCATTTTCATCTCCACTACGTACAGCAATAACGTTTACGTATGGGTTATCTTGGTCACCAGACTCAAGTGCAATTGCGTCTTCAACAGGATTTAAACCAGCATCTAAAGCGTAGTTAGAATTAATTAAAATTGCGTCACCTTCATTGTGCTCATAAGCAGTTGGTAATAATGCTGCTTCGACATTAGCTAAAAACTCAAAGTTTTTTGGATTCTCTACAATATCATCTAGAGATGCACCAATACCTGCACCTTCTGCTAATGTAATTAATCCATGATCCTCAAGCATCATTAAAATTCTACCATGATCAGCAACTGAATCACTTAAAATAAATTGCGCTCCCTCAGGTAGTTCATCTAAGCTGCCATAATCTTGAGAATAAACACCAATTGGTTCAATATGAATGCCACCAGCATTAACAAAGTCATAGCCTTGTTCTTCAATTTGCATCTCTAAGTAAGGAATGTGTTGGAAATAGTTAGCGTCTAATTCACCAGCATCTAACGCTTCGTTTGGTAAAACATAATCGTTAAATGTAACAATCTCTAAATCAATTCCCTCTTCTACTAGTAGTGGCTTTACAAATTCTAACACCTCTGCATGTGGAACATTAGTCGCCCCTATAACTAATGATACTAATTCTTCAGTAGTTGCATCATCTTCTGTTGTTTCTTCTACTTCTCCAGCATCAGCAGTACCTTGCTCATCAGTTGTTTCATCTTCTCCAGTACCACAAGCTGCTAAAATACTTAACGAAAGACCAAATGCAGTAATTAATTTAACTAATTTTTTCATCTAAATTTACCCCCAATTATTTTTATCTTTTATCTAATCTATTGGTTAAACGATCGCCGATAAATTGAATAATAAAGACGATCAGTAACACAATCAATGTTGCCATCAGCGTAATGTCGGTATTTCGTCGTTGGAAACCATCTCTAAACGCTAAATCACCTAATCCACCAGCACCTATGACCCCAGCCATTGCTGTATAACCTACTAATGCGATGGCAGTGACTGTCAAGCCTGATACTAATGCTGGCATTGATTCTGGCAATAATACTTTAAAGATAATTTGTCTATTACTAGCGCCCATTGCCTTTGATGCTTCAATCACCCCCTTATCAATTTCTCTTAGTGCAATTTCTACCATACGAGCGTAAAACGGTGCTGCCCCTATAATTAATGCTGGTAGTGCAGCGGAAGGACCTAACATCGTTCCTACAATGATTCTCGTAAATGGAATTAGC is a window from the Evansella cellulosilytica DSM 2522 genome containing:
- the sufU gene encoding Fe-S cluster assembly sulfur transfer protein SufU, which codes for MSLGNQLDTLYRQVIMDHYKNPRNRGQLEGDSLTVNMNNPTCGDRIELQMRVEDGKITDAKFVGEGCSISMSSASMMTQAIKGLSVDDALKLSEIFSSIMLGKDYDEGDFDLGDIEALQGVAKFPARIKCATLAWKAMEKGVDTNNNEEE
- a CDS encoding cysteine desulfurase translates to MNVQEVRQMFPILDQEVNGHPLVYLDSAATSQKPKQVIEKLDDYYRRYNSNVHRGVHTLGTLATDGYEGAREKVRSFINAKSTEEVIFTRGTTTAINLVASSYGRENLGPDDEIVITPMEHHSNIIPWQQVAKATGATLKYLPLQADGSIDLKDVEETVNDKTKIVSVMQVSNVLGAINPIKEITAIAHKNGAIMVVDGAQSTPHMKVDVRDLDCDFFAFSGHKMCAPTGIGVLYGKKKLLDKMEPIEFGGEMIDFVGLQESTWKELPWKFEGGTPIIAGAIGLGAAIDFLNDIGLDNIEAHEHKLVQYAMDQLSNVDGVEIYGPKHRAGLVTFNCEDVHPHDVATVLDAEGIAVRAGHHCAQPLMKWLNVSATARASFYLYNTEEDVDAFVKALIKTKEYFGNVFR
- the sufD gene encoding Fe-S cluster assembly protein SufD: MTAETKLPVDQSSVTSFSKDRQEPKWLTDLRVSSIEKASTLDLPKPDKTKITKWNFTPLSLEANVQTSGQFAELSDEVKGLIGDEEKIQNLLAQKNGVTTFTNVSSDLASKGVIFTDIETALKEHADLVEKYFMSEAVLPDENRLTALHTALLNGGTFIYVPKNVQVDVPLQAVYAQEGQFGLFNHVLIVAEANSSVTYIENYVTEGQAVETVANIVAEVYVEDGATVNFGAVDNFSTATTTYVNRRGQVNGKDAKLYWALGQMNDGNTVSENTTYLHGEGSYADTKTVAIGRGKQVQNFTTNVVHYGKHSDGQILKHGVMKEEATSIFNGITKIEHGATKSNGEQTERVLMLSEKARGDANPILLIDEDDVTAGHAASVGKIDPLQMFYLMSRGISKREAERLIIHGFLAPVVNELPIESVKEQLIEVIERKVY
- the sufC gene encoding Fe-S cluster assembly ATPase SufC; this encodes MTKPSLKVEDLHVSIEDKEILKGFGIEVKGGEIHAIMGPNGTGKSTLASALMGHPKYEVTQGNATFNGEDLFEMEVDERARAGLFLAMQYPSEVSGVTNADFVRSAINANREEGDEISLMKFIRQMDEKMNTLEMDESFQHRYLNEGFSGGEKKRNEILQLMMLEPKIAILDEIDSGLDIDALKVVSKGINEMRSDDFGCLIITHYQRLLNYITPDFVHVMMQGRIVKSGGPELAERLEAEGYDWIKEELGIEDETVGQ
- a CDS encoding carboxymuconolactone decarboxylase family protein → MENQYEGSIQEALHHYKEGIGIFTKQMPDIAGKFNEFTEACFKEGALSQKEKQLIALGIGIYSQDEYCIIYHMKGCIDHGCSKEEILEAVGVTAAFGGGAAMSNAVTLVEECLQEFGGQAH
- a CDS encoding MetQ/NlpA family ABC transporter substrate-binding protein; the protein is MKKLVKLITAFGLSLSILAACGTGEDETTDEQGTADAGEVEETTEDDATTEELVSLVIGATNVPHAEVLEFVKPLLVEEGIDLEIVTFNDYVLPNEALDAGELDANYFQHIPYLEMQIEEQGYDFVNAGGIHIEPIGVYSQDYGSLDELPEGAQFILSDSVADHGRILMMLEDHGLITLAEGAGIGASLDDIVENPKNFEFLANVEAALLPTAYEHNEGDAILINSNYALDAGLNPVEDAIALESGDQDNPYVNVIAVRSGDENDERITTLLQVLRSEDVKNFILETYDGAVVPAE
- a CDS encoding methionine ABC transporter permease is translated as MNIGTIYNILLFENVKWPNMWDATKETIYMTSYSLLFTFLFGILLGLLLFLTDKGNLWENRIIQGVISAYVNVFRSIPFIILIVLLIPFTRIIVGTMLGPSAALPALIIGAAPFYARMVEIALREIDKGVIEASKAMGASNRQIIFKVLLPESMPALVSGLTVTAIALVGYTAMAGVIGAGGLGDLAFRDGFQRRNTDITLMATLIVLLIVFIIQFIGDRLTNRLDKR